In Streptomyces erythrochromogenes, the DNA window AACCCCGTGGGACGGCGTAGCGCGTGTCACGCCCCACCCGGCCCGCGGGCTGTTGTCTGATGAAGCGGTGCGCACCGAGGGATGGCGACGTCCGGCCGAACTGCTCCTACTGATCCTCGCCGTCGCCGTCGCCTACTACATCGGCGGGCGGATCGGCCTGCGCCAGAGCGTGACCGTCGACGGCGCCCAGGTCACCCCGCTGTGGCTGCCCACCGGCATCGCGCTGGCCGCCCTGCTCTGGCTGGGCCTGCGGGTCTGGCCGGGGATCTCCCTCGGCACCTACTTCGCCATCGAACGCATCAGCGAATTCGACCTCAGCGACCTCGGCATCCTCGCCGGGAACACCATCGCACCGGTGTGCGCGTACCTGATGCTGCGCCGGGTGGACTTCCGCACGGAGATGGACCGGCTGCGGGACGCGCTGGCGCTCGTCTTCCTGGGCGGCCTGTTACCGATGCTGATCAGCGCGACGGCCGGGACCTGGACCCTCGTCCTCACCGGCGATCTGCCCCGGGGCGGATTCTGGCCGGTGTGGGCGGCCTGGTGGGTCGGGGACGCCATGGGGGTGCTCGTACTGACCCCGCTGCTGCTGGTCCTGCGCCGGGCCCGGCTGCCCCGGGACGACTACCGGCTGGTCGAGGTGTCGGCCCTGGCGGTCACGTCCGTGGTCGTCACCCTCGTGGCCACCCGCAGCCACCTGTCCGTGCTCTTCCTCGTCTTCCCGCTGCTGATCTGGGCGGCCGTACGCTTCCAGTTCGCCGGGAGCGCGCCGTGCGCCCTGCTGATCTCGGTCCTGGCGATCTCGGCGGCGCACGATCACGTCGGACCGTTCACCGAGCACAGCCTGCTGGAGCTCATGGTCAACCTGCAGGCCCTCAACGGAGCGGCCGCCCTGACCGGGCTGCTGCTGTCCGCGCTGGTCACCGAGCAGAACAACGTACGGCTGCGGATCGAGCAGGTCTGCGAGGACCTGGCCGAACTGGTGGAGCACCTGGCTCCGGGCGGCAGGCCGCCCGAACGCTGAGCGCCCCGGGGAGGCCGTCCCCGGGGCGCTCGGCGGTGGATCAGTTGGTCTCGTAGTAGCCGAAGATGTCGACGACGAGATCGGTCTTGTCCCAGCCCTGGTTCCAGAAGTCGACGATGCCGTTGTTCCCGGAGCCCGCCTGGACCAGGTTCGGCACGGTCTTGCCGGCCGTCCAGTTCAGCGTCGAGGCGGTGGGGCGCTGCGGGAAGACCTGGCTGCCCTGCCGGTACTGCTCCCGCGTGTTCGGGTCCGGGGCGACCGACAGGAAGCCCGTGCCGGCGGTGTTGGTGACCGTCGTGTTGAGGACGTAGCCGGCGATGCCGGGTTCGCCCGCGGACAGCGCCTGCCAGATGTAGCCGCGGCCCTGCATCGGACCGTGGGTCCAGCGCGGGTCGCGGGTGTCGATCAGCCGGACCGACTTGATCGGCATGTAGGCGCCCTTGCTGTCGGTGCTGTAGAAGCCGACGACGTCGACGATCACGTCCGTGCCGGCCCAGGCGCCGTTGCGGACGTTGATGCTGCCGTCGGGGCCGACCGGCACGATCACCGCGTTCGCGACCGTCTGGCCGGCGGTGAAGTTCACGTTGGACGTGATGGGGATGCTCCCGCCGGCCGGGAAGACGGAGAGGTGCCCGGCCTCCTTCGGGTTGGTCACCGTCACGTTCAGCGCCACGGCCGTGATGCCTTCCGGCACGCCGCGCAGGCCGCTGATCTGCGTACCGAAGGTCTTCTGGCCCGCCAGCTGGCCCCGGGTGGTGCCGAGGCCCTCACGGGTGTCGACGAACCGGACCGGCGTCATCGGCGTGTAGCCGGCGGCGTCGGTGCGCGTGAAGTAGCCGGTCACGTCCGCTATCAGGTCGACGGACTCCGAGCTGCGGTTGGCGAGCTCGACGTAGCCGTTCTTGCCGACGGGCACGATGACCAGGTTGGGGACGGACTGGCCGGCCTCGAAGTTCACGTTCGAGGTCGTCGGCAGCTCGGTGCCCTCGGCGAAAGCGGTGATGTGCCCGCCGCTGGTGGTGTTGGTGACGGTCACGTTGAGGGCGACGGCGGTGACCCCCTCCGGTATCGCGCCGTTGCCGCCGACCTGCACGCGGGTCGACCCGTACGCGGGGACCTTGCCCCGGACCGCTCCGGTCCCGTTGCGGGTGTCCAGCAGGCGCGTCGGGGTGTGCGCGACGAAGTCCGAGCCGGCGGTCATGACCGGGAACTCGTTGACGACCTCGGCCTGGTTGGCCGGGTCCGTCACGGTGACCTTGACGTTGTACTGGCCGAGCTTCGCGTAGGTGTGGCTGCTCTTCAGCTCGGTCGAGCCGTACGCGTCCATGGCGTCGGGGCTGCTGCCGTCGCCCCAGTCGACGGTGACCTTCAGCGTGGAGTCGGCGCTGATGACGGTGGTGTTCAGGTCGAACGCGTGCGCGGTGGTGGCCGCGGCGTTCAGGACGAGGGCCAGGTCCGGGTTGCCGGCCGCCTGCTGGGCGGCGACCCCGCCCTTGGCGCCGGGCAGGGCCTTGCGGACGGAACGCTCCGCGGGGCTCTTGTAGGTCTTGAGGTCAGGCGCCGCGGCCTTGGCCAGGTCGACGGCGGGCGCACCCACGCCGGGCGTGGCCGCTCCGGGCGTGGCCGCTCCGGGCGTGGCCGCTCCGGGCGCGACCGGCTCCGCGGCCTGGGCGATGCCCGGCGCGAGACCGATGGTTGCCGCGATGACGGCGACGGAAATTACGAGACGGCGACTGCGCACCGGTCCCCCCATTTTTGAACGTGCTCAGGTCTGGGCTACAGAGTACATAGATCTTCACCCGTGAGATCGCGAATACATGTGCAATCCAGGCGAGTTGGCGCGTTTCTGTCCCGAACTGATCCCAATGTCCAGCGGGTCGGCGAACGGGCGAGGGCCCCGTCCGGTCGTGAGATCGGACGGGGCCCTCGCCGTGTGCGCGGACCGGCGGATCAGTCGGTCTCGTAGACGCCGAAGAGGTCGACGATCAGGTCGGCGTCCTTCCAGCCCTGGTTCCAGAAGTGGACGATGCCGTGCTCGCCGTCACCGGCCTGCACCAGGTTGGCGACGGTGGCGCCCTTAGTCCAGTTCAGGCTGGAGGAACCGGGACGGGTCGGGACGGGCGCCCCGGGCTGGTCGTTCACCAGCCACGGGAAGGGGCTCGGGGCCACGGAGAGGAATCCGGGATCGACCGTGTTGGTCACCGTCGTGTTCAGCACGAGGGCCTCGTCACCCGCGTGGTCGTCGGGCGAGTACCACTGCGGGATGTACCCGCGGGCCGGCAGACGGCCACCCGGCCACCAGCTTTCCGGGTCGCGGGTGTCCAGGGTCCGCCACGGGCCGATGGGCCGGTATGCGGCCTTGCTGTCCTTGCTGTAGTAGCCGACGACGTCCACGACGACGTCGGTGCCCGCCCAGGCGCCGTTGAAGACGCTGAGCCTGCCGTCCGGACCGACCGGCACGATCACCGAGTTCGCGACCGTCTGACCGGCGGTGAAGTTCAGGTTCGACGCGGTGGGAGCCTGCCCGCCCCCCGGAAAGACGGACAGGTGCCCGGCCTCCTTCGGGTCGGTCACCGTCACGTTCAGCGCCACGGCCGTGATGCCCTTGGGCACGCCGCGCAGATCGCTGATCTGGGTGGCGAAGGTGGCCCGCCCGGCGAGCTGGCCCTTGGCCGTGCCCAGGCCCTCGCGGGTGTCGACGAACCGCGCCGGGGTCATCGAGGTGTAGCCACTGGCCGCGCTACGGGTGAAGTAGCCCGTGACGTCGGCGACCAGGTCGACCGACTCCCAGCCGCCGTTGAAGAGCTCCACCTGGCCGTCGGCGCCCACCGGGACGATGACCATGTTCGGAACGGACTGGCCGGCCGTGTAGTTCAGGTTCGAGGTTTCGGGCCGCTCCGAGCCCTTCCCCCCGGGCCACACCGTGATGTGACCGCCGGCGGTGGTGTTGGTGACGGTGACGTTGAGGGCGACCGCCTCGACTCCTGCGGGAATGCCGGAGTTGCCGGCCACCTTCACGCGGGTCGCGCCCCGCGCGGCGACCTTGCCGGCCTTCGTGCCCGTGCCGTCACGGGTGTCCAGCAGCCGGGTCGGCGCGTGCGGGGTGAACTTGGAGCCCGGGGTCACGAACGCGATCTCGTTGGCACCCCGGACGGCGTTGGCGGTGTCGGTCGCGGTGACCTTCACCGTGTAGTTGCCGACCTCGGCGTACGTGTGGCCGTGGACCAGCTCGCCGGACCCCTTGACGGTCGTCTTCTCCGTCTTGCCGTCGCCCCAGTCGACGACCACGTCGAGCGTGACGCCGTCCGGACCCGTGATCCTGGTCTCGAGTTCGAGTCCGTACGCGCTGAAGCTTCGGCCCTCGATCGCGACCGCGATCCCCGTGTGGTCCTCGGCGGCCTTGTTGCGGGCGCCCGGCAGCGCCGTGCGGACCGTACGGTCGGCAGGGCTGTGGAACGTCTTTGCGGCGGCACCCTCGGCCTTGGCCGGGCTCGGCGCGACGGCCTTGGACGGCCCTTCGGTGGCCGAGGCCATGGTCGGGCTGAGCCCGAGACCCGCCGCCACGAGGGCAGCGGTCATTACGAGTCGGTGATTGCGCACCGGCCCCCCCATTTTTTTGTTGGTCCTTCGGCACAAACTGATCAAAGCTTGACCAGAGTAACCAGCGTGGCGGCCATCCCCGCCACGGGCATCCGTGCTGGTCACCGACGGTGCGGCGGAGGGCCGGGGTCCGCTACCAGGCCAGCTGGGAGATCTCCTCCGCGACCACCGCGCAGGCGTCCGCCGCCGGGTCGATCAGCGGGAAGTGCCCGACCCCGTCGAGCAGGGTCAGCCCCACCATCTCCCCCGCCTTCGCCGCCGCCGCCACGTACGCCTCGGCCACCTCCTGGGGGACCACGATGTCGTCCCGGCCCTGGACCACCGCCGTGGCGATGCCCGTCGGCAGCAGCGACGCCGGGTCGGCCGAGGGCAGCCGCTCGTCCCAGTGCTCCGCGCCGCCCAGCAGCTGCGCGCTCGCCCCGCCGCACACGCCCAGCTCCTCCGCCACCGTGAAGTCCGCGATCGGCGCCAGCGCCACCACCCCGCGCAGCATCGGCGGGACGGACAGCCGCCACGGCGAGCCGTACGGGAGCACGTGCCGGGCCGCGGCCCACAGCGCGAGGTGGCCGCCCGCCGAGTGCCCGGTGACGACCACACGGCGGACGTCGGCCTGCGGCAGGGCGGTCGCGACCAGGCCCGGGAGGGCGTCCATCGCGGCGGCGACGTCGTCGAAGGTCTCCGGCCAGCGCCCGGCGACCGGCCCCTCGGCGCTCTGGTGCGGCAGGGAACTTCCGCGCCGGTACTCGACGTTGGCGACGGCGAAACCGCGCCGGGCCAGGAAGTCCGCGAAGGGGGTGATGTGTTGCCTGTCGTAGGGGGCCCGCCACGCCCCGCCGTGCAGGACCACCACCAGCGGGACCGGTCCCGTGGCCTCGCCGCGCGGGGCGTAGAAGTCGACGACGTGGTCGGGGTGTTCCCCGTAAGCGGCCGTCACGTCCGGTGCGACCGCCGGATGGGCGAAGGCCGAGGCGGCCTCGGCGGCGTCCCGTTCCACGGCGGCGGGGTCCGTCATCGGCTCAACCTCTCGGTAACGCGTGGGACAGCGGGGACAGATGTTCCGGTGTTCCGGCAGAGCGGGACCGTATCAGTCTGGAACGGGCGGTTCCGTGCTGGGCCCGGAATATGACGGGGCGGACGGAGCCGTAGCCCCGCCCGCCCTGTGATGTGACGTTTCGCTACCGCGTCACCCGAAAATGTGACCCAGCGTGCGGGCTGCGCGCTCCGCGTCGGCGAAACCGACGTACAGCGGGGTGAAGCCGAAGCGCAGGACGTCGGGTGCGCGGAAGTCGCCGATGACCCCCCGGGCGATGAGCTCGCCCATGACCTCACGGGCGTTCTCGCACCGCAGCGAGACCTGGCTGCCGCGGCGCTCGTGCTCGGCCGGGGTGACAGACTCCACCAGGCCCTGCGGGACGTACGCCGCCACGCATTCGAGGAAGAAGTCGGTCAGGGCGAGCGACTTGGCCCGCACCGCCTCGACGGCCACGCCGTCCCAGGCGTCGAGCGCCGCCTCCAGCGCCAGCATGGACAGGATGTCCGGGGTGCCGACGCGGCCGCGGGTCGCACCCCGCGCCGCCTCGTAGGCCGGGGTCATCGCGAAGGGGTCCGCGTGGCCGTTCCAGCCGGGGAGGGGGGAGTCGAAGGCGTCCTGGTGGCGGGCGGCGATGTACAGGTACGCGGGGGCGCCGGGGCCTCCGTTGAGGTACTTGTACGTGCAGCCGACCGCCAGGTCGACGTCGTGCTCGTCGAGGCCCACGGGCAGGGCGCCCGCGGAGTGGCACAGGTCCCAGACCACGACCGCCCCGGCGGCGCGGGCCGCCGCCGTGAGGGCCGGCAGGTCGTGGAGCCGGCCGCTTCGGTAGTCGACGTGGTTGAGGAGGACCACGGCGGTGTCCGCGTCGATCGCCTCCGCCGCCCGCGAGGGGTCGACCGGGACGACGGTCAGGCCCGCCAGCCGGGCCGCCGACTGCGCGATGTAGCCGTCGGTGGGGAACGTCGCGGAGTCGACCAGCAGCTTCGTCCGGCCGGGAGCCGCGAGGCGGGCACCGCCGACCAGCGCCTTGAAGAGGTTGACGCTGGTGGAGTCGCCGACGACCACCTGGCCGGGGGCGGCGCCGATGAGCGGGGCGATCTTGTCGCCGATCCGCTCGGGCGCGGTCCACCAGCCGCTCTCGTCCCACGAGCGGATGAGCAGCTCGCCCCACTGCCGGGCCACGACGTCGGCGGTGGTCGCGGCCACGCCGGTCGGGAGTGCGCCGAGCGAGTTGCCGTCCAGGTAGACGACGCCGTCGGGCAGGGTGAAGCGCTCGCGCAGCTTCGCCAGCTCGTCGGCGGCGTCCAGGGCGGCCGCGCGGGTACGGAGGTCCGCCGCTATGTCCTCGGAGGTGTCAGACATAGCTGCGCGCCGTCCAGAGCTCCGGGAAGACGTTCTTCGTGGCGCGCTTCTCCAGCCAGGTCACACCGGCCGAGCCGCCCGTGCCGGTCTTCGCGCCCATCGCACGGCGGGTGGCCACCAGGTGGTCGTTGCGCCAGCGCCAGACGAGCTCGGCGACGTCGGTGAGGACCTCGCCGAGCCGGTGGAGGTCCGGGTTCTCGTCCGGGGCGGCGTACAGGCCGGTCCAGACGGCCTCGACCTCGGGCGAGGCCTCGTAGCGCACCGAGAGGTCGCGGTGCAGGACGGACTCCGGGACCGGCAGGCCGCGGCGGGCCAGGAGGCGCAGCACCTCGTCGTAGAGGCTGGGCTCCTGGAGGGCCTTCTCCAGCTCCGCGTGGACGCGCGGCGCGCCCCGGTGCGGGACGAGCATGGAGGAGGACTTCTCGCCGAGCAGGAACTCCATCCGGCGGTACATCGCCGACTGGAAACCGGAACCTTCGCCGAGGGCACCGCGGTAGGCGTTGAACTGCGCCGGGGTGAGCTGGGCGAGCGGGCGCCAGGAGGCGTTGAGGGCCTCCAGTTCACGGAGGGAACGTTTCAGCGCATCCATCGCGACCGGGATGCGGTCCTCGCGCAGAGCCTTCGCGGCGGTTTCCCACTCGTGGACGATGACCGTGAACCACAGCTCCATGACCTGGGTCGTGACCAGGAAGACCATCTCGCCGGGGTCGTCCGAGCGGAGGTGCTGGAGGTGGGTGAGGACGTCCGCCTGGACGTAGTCCTCGTACGGGGTCGTGCCGTCGAAGTCGAGGTTCGGGGTTTCCCCGCCGACTCCGGAGGCATCAAGGGTGTTCGACATCGCTGTCTCCTCGACACGTGCTTCCGGGTAGCGGTCCGCTCCTTCCGTGAGGTGAGTGGAGCCCCGGTCCCCTGCCCGCATCATAGGGCGCCGGCGCGCCGGCGCTCCAGCGGGGAGTGATGCAGACCACATGAGATGTCCGCGTGTCACCCCCCGCTGTACGGCCTCAGGCGCTCAGCGTGTCCGCCGCCGTCGGGGACGAGTCGCGCAGGAAGGTCGTGCAGCGCTCGTACTCCTCCTTCTCGCCGATCGCCTCGGCCGCGCGGGCCAGGGCGTGCAGGGCGCGCAGGAAACCGCGGTTCGGCTCGTGCTCCCACGGGACGGGGCCGTGGCCCTTCCAGCCGGCGCGGCGCAGCGCGTCGAGACCGCGGTGGTAGCCCGTACGGGCGTAGGCGTACGACTCCACCGTGCTGCCGGCGGCGAACGCCTCGTCGGCGAGGACCGCCCAGGCGAGGGAGGACGTGGGGTGCGCGGCGGCCACCTCGACGGCCGGGGTGCCGGCGGCGATGGCCGCACGGCCGGGCTCGTCGGGGAGGTGGGTGGGGGCGGGGCCCCCGAGCAGGTTCTGGTGAATGGACATGCCCCCAGTCTGCCGGGTGCGGTGGTCCGCAAAACCGGCGGCACAACCCGCGGCCCCGGACCGCCCACCCCGCCGAGCCCCGGGGCGCTGCGGGGTGGGCCGCCAGGCCCGGGAGGCGAGGGCCGCGGCGGGGGGCGGGGGCCGGGGCCGGGGCCCGCCGGGGCCGGGGGGCGAGGGGGGGCCGAGGGGGGCGAGGGGGCCGGGGGGCGAGGGGGCGAGGGGGCGAGGGGGCGGGGGCGAGGGGGCGGGGTCAGGTTGTGGGGGCGAGGGCTGCGGCGGGTGGACGCGGCGGCACGGGGCGATCGCACCGGCAGGCCTCGGCCTGGTCGTGCAGCGCCCTGGCGCCGCGGCCGGGCGCGGTGTCGAGCCGCTCCGCCACGGCCGGGAGCACCAGGCCCGGCATCACGTTGGCGTAGAGCGCCGAGACCTCCCGGTCCAGTTCGAGGCCGAGCGTCTGCGACATGACGTTGAGCCCGGCGAAGGCCCCGACCACCAGCCGCGCGGCAGCCGACGGGTCCACGTGCGGGAGCAGTTCGCCGCGCTCCTTCGCCTCCGCCATCAGTGCGGTGTGCAGCTCGATCCACCCCAGGTACGGCGCCGCCCGGTCCAGCTCCCGCCCGTTGTGCTCCAGGGTGAGCCGCGCGCTGCCGCGCATCAGCACGTCGTACTGGAGACGGTGCGAGAAGACCATGCCGACGTCGACGAACTCCTGCGCCTTGAACTCCTGCGGGGCGAACGGCGCGTGCATGTTCACCTGGGCCTCGATCACGGCCTGCGCCAGGTGCTCCTTCGACTCGAAGTGGAAGTAGAGCGCGCCCTTGGTGACCTTGGCGAGGCTGACGATGTCCGTCAGCTTGGCCGCGTCGTACCCGCGGTCCTCGAACACCATCGCGGCGGCCTCCAGGATCGCCCGGCGGGTGCGCACCGCACGGTCCTGCTTCACCTGCGGTCGTCCAGCCCTCATGTGCCCCTGTCCCCCTCCACGCCCCCGACGCAGGATTGCAGTTCACACCATCGCGGAGCCACCGTCCACCGGCGTCCCCGCCCCCGCACCGCCCCCGCCGGCCCCCGTCCGGCCCCCGTCCGGGAACGCCGGAGGGCCCGGCCTCCGTCCTGGGACGGGGGCCGGACCCTCCTGTGCGACTGCTGCCGCGGCTGCGGCGGGCGACTACTTGATCTTGGTGCCGGCGGAGCGCAGGTTCGCGCACGCCTCGACCACACGCGCGGCCATGCCCGCCTCGGCGGCCTTGCCCCAGGTGCGGGGGTCGTACTTCGACTTGGTGCCGACCTCGCCGTCGACCTTCAGGACACCGGCGTAGTTGCTGAACATGTGGTCCACGACCGGGCGGGTGAAGGCGTACTGGGTGTCGGTGTCCAGGTTCATCTTCACGACGCCGTTCTCCAGCGCGGTGGCGATCTCCTCGGCCGTGGAGCCCGAACCGCCGTGGAAGACGAAGTCGAACGGCGAGGCCTTGCCGAACTTCTCGGCGACACCGGCCTGGAGGTCCTTGAGGAGCTCGGGGCGCAGGACGACGTTGCCCGGCTTGTAGACGCCGTGGACGTTGCCGAAGGAGGCGGCCAGCAGGTAGCGGCCCTTCTCGCCCAGGCCCAGGGCCTCGGCGGTACGGATCGCGTCCTCGACGGTGGTGTAGAGCTCGTCGTTGATCTCGTGGCTGACGCCGTCCTCCTCGCCGCCGGTCGGGGTGATCTCGACCTCGAGGATGATCTTCGCCGCGACGGCCTTGGCGAGCAGCTCCTGGCCGATGGCAAGGTTGTCGGCCAGGGTCTCGGCGGAGCCGTCCCACATGTGCGACTGGAAGAGCGGGTTCAGACCGCGGGCGACGCGCTCGGCGGAGATGTCCAGGAGCGGACGCACGTAGCCGTCCAGCTTGTCCTTGGGGCAGTGGTCGGTGTGCAGCGCGACGGTGATGTCGTACTTGGCGGCGACGATGTGCGCGAACTCCGCCAGGGCGACCGCGCCGGTGACCATGTCCTTCTTGTGCTGGCCACCCAGGAACTCCGCACCACCGGTGGAGATCTGGATGATGCCGTCGCTCTCGGCCTCCGCGAAGCCCCGCAGCGCAGCGTGCAGGGTCTGGGACGAGGTCACGTTGATGGCCGGGTAGGCGAACTTGCCTGCCTTCGCCCGGTCGAGCATCTCGTTGTAGACCTCGGGGGTTGCGATGGGCATCTGTCCGCTCCTTGGATGTGCGGGGAGTGTGCTTATTGCGGGCCCTGACCTGGGGGCGACGTCATCGTCGCGCCTATCTTTCCAGACTCCGCGCAAGGGTCCAGCCCGCCGGTCTCACGTGATGGGCGAACGGCCCGGGATGTTTCACGTGAAACATCCCGGGCCGCGGGGAAAGGCCAGGTCAGGCCCGCCTCAAGGGCGGCCGGGGACCTTTGTCACGAGTTGCCGCAGTGGCCGGTCAGGACAGGCCGAGGTCCTCGAGGCGGTAGCCGGTGAGGTACGGCAGGCCCGCCTCGGCGATCGCGTCGGCGGCGCCGCGGTCGACGATCGTGGCGACGGCTACGACCTCGCCGCCGGCCTCGCGGACGGCCTCGACGGCGGTCAGCGGGGATCCGCCGGTGGTCGAGGTGTCCTCGACCACCAGGCAGCGCTTGCCCTTCACGTCGGTGCCCTCGATGCGGCGCTGCATGCCGTGCGCCTTCTGCGCCTTGCGGACGACGAACGCGTCCAGGCGCTGACCGCGCGCGGCGGAGGCGTGCAGCATCGAGGTGGCGACCGGGTCGGCGCCGAGGGTGAGGCCGCCGACGCAGTCGAAGTCGAGCTCGGCGGTGAGGTCGAGCATGACCTGGCCGACCAGCGGGGCCGCCTCGCCGTCGAGGGTGATCCGACGGAGGTCGATGTAGTAGTCGGCCTCCCGGCCGGAGGAGAGGATCACCTTGCCGTGCACGACGGCCTTGTCCTTGATCTGCTGCAGAAGCGCATCCCGTGTGCCTGGCGGCATTACTTCGTTGACGTCACTCATGCCGACGAGCTTAGTTGCGGGCTAGGCGAGCCGACGCCACGTCCAGGTCGTGGAAACCTCCAGCGGGTCCACGGGGGTGACCAGGCGCGGAGCGGTGTTGATCCCGTTCGGCGGGCCGGACTGCGGCTCGACGCAGACGGCCTCGGCCTGCTCGTCGTAGACGACCACCCATTCGGACCTGCTGGTGATGCGCAGCTCCAGTGCGCCGGGCCAGGTGAGGGTGACGTCGACCCCGTCGGGCATGCCGAAGCAGTCGTCCCA includes these proteins:
- a CDS encoding DUF3151 domain-containing protein — its product is MSIHQNLLGGPAPTHLPDEPGRAAIAAGTPAVEVAAAHPTSSLAWAVLADEAFAAGSTVESYAYARTGYHRGLDALRRAGWKGHGPVPWEHEPNRGFLRALHALARAAEAIGEKEEYERCTTFLRDSSPTAADTLSA
- the fbaA gene encoding class II fructose-bisphosphate aldolase, encoding MPIATPEVYNEMLDRAKAGKFAYPAINVTSSQTLHAALRGFAEAESDGIIQISTGGAEFLGGQHKKDMVTGAVALAEFAHIVAAKYDITVALHTDHCPKDKLDGYVRPLLDISAERVARGLNPLFQSHMWDGSAETLADNLAIGQELLAKAVAAKIILEVEITPTGGEEDGVSHEINDELYTTVEDAIRTAEALGLGEKGRYLLAASFGNVHGVYKPGNVVLRPELLKDLQAGVAEKFGKASPFDFVFHGGSGSTAEEIATALENGVVKMNLDTDTQYAFTRPVVDHMFSNYAGVLKVDGEVGTKSKYDPRTWGKAAEAGMAARVVEACANLRSAGTKIK
- a CDS encoding ScbR family autoregulator-binding transcription factor codes for the protein MRAGRPQVKQDRAVRTRRAILEAAAMVFEDRGYDAAKLTDIVSLAKVTKGALYFHFESKEHLAQAVIEAQVNMHAPFAPQEFKAQEFVDVGMVFSHRLQYDVLMRGSARLTLEHNGRELDRAAPYLGWIELHTALMAEAKERGELLPHVDPSAAARLVVGAFAGLNVMSQTLGLELDREVSALYANVMPGLVLPAVAERLDTAPGRGARALHDQAEACRCDRPVPPRPPAAALAPTT
- a CDS encoding PKD domain-containing protein; this translates as MTAALVAAGLGLSPTMASATEGPSKAVAPSPAKAEGAAAKTFHSPADRTVRTALPGARNKAAEDHTGIAVAIEGRSFSAYGLELETRITGPDGVTLDVVVDWGDGKTEKTTVKGSGELVHGHTYAEVGNYTVKVTATDTANAVRGANEIAFVTPGSKFTPHAPTRLLDTRDGTGTKAGKVAARGATRVKVAGNSGIPAGVEAVALNVTVTNTTAGGHITVWPGGKGSERPETSNLNYTAGQSVPNMVIVPVGADGQVELFNGGWESVDLVADVTGYFTRSAASGYTSMTPARFVDTREGLGTAKGQLAGRATFATQISDLRGVPKGITAVALNVTVTDPKEAGHLSVFPGGGQAPTASNLNFTAGQTVANSVIVPVGPDGRLSVFNGAWAGTDVVVDVVGYYSKDSKAAYRPIGPWRTLDTRDPESWWPGGRLPARGYIPQWYSPDDHAGDEALVLNTTVTNTVDPGFLSVAPSPFPWLVNDQPGAPVPTRPGSSSLNWTKGATVANLVQAGDGEHGIVHFWNQGWKDADLIVDLFGVYETD
- a CDS encoding MASE1 domain-containing protein, with the protein product MRTEGWRRPAELLLLILAVAVAYYIGGRIGLRQSVTVDGAQVTPLWLPTGIALAALLWLGLRVWPGISLGTYFAIERISEFDLSDLGILAGNTIAPVCAYLMLRRVDFRTEMDRLRDALALVFLGGLLPMLISATAGTWTLVLTGDLPRGGFWPVWAAWWVGDAMGVLVLTPLLLVLRRARLPRDDYRLVEVSALAVTSVVVTLVATRSHLSVLFLVFPLLIWAAVRFQFAGSAPCALLISVLAISAAHDHVGPFTEHSLLELMVNLQALNGAAALTGLLLSALVTEQNNVRLRIEQVCEDLAELVEHLAPGGRPPER
- the pyrE gene encoding orotate phosphoribosyltransferase, which translates into the protein MSDVNEVMPPGTRDALLQQIKDKAVVHGKVILSSGREADYYIDLRRITLDGEAAPLVGQVMLDLTAELDFDCVGGLTLGADPVATSMLHASAARGQRLDAFVVRKAQKAHGMQRRIEGTDVKGKRCLVVEDTSTTGGSPLTAVEAVREAGGEVVAVATIVDRGAADAIAEAGLPYLTGYRLEDLGLS
- the kynU gene encoding kynureninase; protein product: MSDTSEDIAADLRTRAAALDAADELAKLRERFTLPDGVVYLDGNSLGALPTGVAATTADVVARQWGELLIRSWDESGWWTAPERIGDKIAPLIGAAPGQVVVGDSTSVNLFKALVGGARLAAPGRTKLLVDSATFPTDGYIAQSAARLAGLTVVPVDPSRAAEAIDADTAVVLLNHVDYRSGRLHDLPALTAAARAAGAVVVWDLCHSAGALPVGLDEHDVDLAVGCTYKYLNGGPGAPAYLYIAARHQDAFDSPLPGWNGHADPFAMTPAYEAARGATRGRVGTPDILSMLALEAALDAWDGVAVEAVRAKSLALTDFFLECVAAYVPQGLVESVTPAEHERRGSQVSLRCENAREVMGELIARGVIGDFRAPDVLRFGFTPLYVGFADAERAARTLGHIFG
- a CDS encoding tryptophan 2,3-dioxygenase family protein — its product is MSNTLDASGVGGETPNLDFDGTTPYEDYVQADVLTHLQHLRSDDPGEMVFLVTTQVMELWFTVIVHEWETAAKALREDRIPVAMDALKRSLRELEALNASWRPLAQLTPAQFNAYRGALGEGSGFQSAMYRRMEFLLGEKSSSMLVPHRGAPRVHAELEKALQEPSLYDEVLRLLARRGLPVPESVLHRDLSVRYEASPEVEAVWTGLYAAPDENPDLHRLGEVLTDVAELVWRWRNDHLVATRRAMGAKTGTGGSAGVTWLEKRATKNVFPELWTARSYV
- a CDS encoding alpha/beta hydrolase, giving the protein MTDPAAVERDAAEAASAFAHPAVAPDVTAAYGEHPDHVVDFYAPRGEATGPVPLVVVLHGGAWRAPYDRQHITPFADFLARRGFAVANVEYRRGSSLPHQSAEGPVAGRWPETFDDVAAAMDALPGLVATALPQADVRRVVVTGHSAGGHLALWAAARHVLPYGSPWRLSVPPMLRGVVALAPIADFTVAEELGVCGGASAQLLGGAEHWDERLPSADPASLLPTGIATAVVQGRDDIVVPQEVAEAYVAAAAKAGEMVGLTLLDGVGHFPLIDPAADACAVVAEEISQLAW
- a CDS encoding PKD domain-containing protein, translating into MRSRRLVISVAVIAATIGLAPGIAQAAEPVAPGAATPGAATPGAATPGVGAPAVDLAKAAAPDLKTYKSPAERSVRKALPGAKGGVAAQQAAGNPDLALVLNAAATTAHAFDLNTTVISADSTLKVTVDWGDGSSPDAMDAYGSTELKSSHTYAKLGQYNVKVTVTDPANQAEVVNEFPVMTAGSDFVAHTPTRLLDTRNGTGAVRGKVPAYGSTRVQVGGNGAIPEGVTAVALNVTVTNTTSGGHITAFAEGTELPTTSNVNFEAGQSVPNLVIVPVGKNGYVELANRSSESVDLIADVTGYFTRTDAAGYTPMTPVRFVDTREGLGTTRGQLAGQKTFGTQISGLRGVPEGITAVALNVTVTNPKEAGHLSVFPAGGSIPITSNVNFTAGQTVANAVIVPVGPDGSINVRNGAWAGTDVIVDVVGFYSTDSKGAYMPIKSVRLIDTRDPRWTHGPMQGRGYIWQALSAGEPGIAGYVLNTTVTNTAGTGFLSVAPDPNTREQYRQGSQVFPQRPTASTLNWTAGKTVPNLVQAGSGNNGIVDFWNQGWDKTDLVVDIFGYYETN